The genomic region ACTTTTCTAGCAACTCTGCAGCAGGTTTACTTCCCAAAGTTCTATCCTGAATCTGTACACAAGCTTTAACAGGATTACATGATTAATACTGGCAACCTAACAACCACAATTGTAGGTACCTAACATAATATAGTTACCTCCTCCTTGAAATAAGGCTTATCGCGTACAAGACGTTTCCAGTTTCCATGGTCAGTGATACCAACGGGCCAATCATGTGAAACAAATATATCGACAGGTTCTTCAATTTGCATGAGTTTGTGAACATCGTACTCGCGTACATGGTATACTGACTTGATATCCCTATCATTATATGGAGGCCTTTCGAAATGTCCTGTTTATGAATGATAAAATTTATACTAGTttgcttggttttaaaaagcgacgaggtctaaaaccGAGGCGTGAAGCGCAAAAGCGGCGGGCTTTTCGTACCCAAGGCGCAAAgtgattatatatttttttatatatatcccATAGGTTTTAAGCATCCCTTAtccaaaatatagctataaatgAGGTTTATATATGATTTTACCTATAAGTACAAGTCAAAAAACCTATTGTACAATAGTTTGATGTTCAAAAACAGCATAGAAACAGCCTATGTACATGAGGCGCACGCCTCAGGCCTGAAAAACCACCCAAATTTGCGCAGTTACAATATAGCGTGAATAGTTGTACATTTTTGTAGCTTTTAACACTTTACACAATTCATGCAGGCAATTAACTAACCTAAATGATAATGGTTAGACTTGTAAATTCCAGAAAGACCACCAATGCGAACACTTCCAAACTTGACGACGCCTGCAAATCCCAAGAAGTATATATGTGGTGCTGCCCATCCTCCATAGTATCTACATTAGTAGCTAATATGTTAGCGATCTACTCATCTTCAGCAGCATATCAATAAAATGTCATTAATAGCCTTCTTCAATAGATTACCAGGCAAGAATTAtaagaaatttaaaaaaaagagagagaaatgcCAAAATCGTCCCCCAGGTTTGGGCGCTTTTGCGTGTTACAtccaaaatatatttttttttgtaactgGGCCCTGAGGTTTGAACTTTATTTCCATTTCCATCCAAATGACTAACCCAGTTGGCCAGTTAAAATGTAGCATTAACTCAGGGGCAATTTACCCATTTATTCtatggtttttttatttatttagatttAATTGCCCGgaaggtccctgtggtttcacgttttttcacgtttagtccccaccttttaaaaatagcaggtatgctccctatggtttgttattttattactcggatagtccctgagtagatgtaaattagtttggaaatagcaggtatgctccctatggtttgtcattttgttactcggatagtcccctgagtaaatgTGAAAACTGGGGTCTCTATACTTCTATGTCAAAATCAGGTTAGAAGCTTATTCCTCTGTCTCCCTTTAATTTGGGTTTAATTTTCACCTTTTCAGTTTGATTTCATTGTGAAACAGGAGCATACAGAAGCTGCCGGTTTATACTTTTTAAGGTGAGACCTCATGTTTttgtataattatatatataaaataatgtaGTTTATAAAGTTCTTGATACCATATTTAAATCAAAAAATCAATATTGAAAGCTGTGTTTTTTAATAATCAGTGTTTTAATCTTCATATCCAGGTGTGTAATATTGGTATTTAGTGATTTGTTTTATAAACTTATGCTTTATGGGGCTAAATTGAATCACTTTGTGTTGTTTCATTGTCTTTAAAATTTTGCATACAAGGTGCTCGATGAAAGGTATGTGTCAAAGTTCTCCTGAGTATAGGAAGAGTACAGGAAGTGACGGTCGTGGAGTAATAGGTCAGTTAATTTGGAGACTTTATGTGAATACATGTTACcacaaaatgatttttttaattttttttttttttgttttcttgttgtggATTAGGTGTGTTGGAGGCTAATTTTGTAGAACCAGCTCATGGTAAACAAGGATTCGAGCGCACCATTGTTCTTTCAAGACTTGAAACACGTCTTATTCAGATGCAGAACACATATTGGTATGCTCTATATGATGATTACTCACATATGTAAGGCCTGTGAGGTGGATAATTTGAACCGTGTATTATGAATTGCCTATCTGGGTTATGTTTATCACTACCGGGTCAAACAGGCAGAACAAAAAAGACAAGATTAAACAGGAAATTGGTTAAATGGGTTGAGCGTCTTACCCAACGTGTACTTTTAACACATAAAACCTCTTAAATCAGTCTATTACAAAGTTTAGGTTATTAGTGAATGGTTTAAAATATTCAAGATGGGTTACATTTGCTTCAGTTTCGGAGGTAATTACTATATGTATAGCAGCCGTTTTTCAAAGCAAGTTTTTTGCTTTATTTATTTTGACAGGTTGGGTAATGGTTTATAATGGTCTCATTTTCAGTACGGGTCAAGCATTCTTCTTAGTTAATGTGCTAAAAACCTGTTTTTTTAAGGTTGTCGGAGAGGTGTGCCCAAAGTTGTTACCAAATGTCTTGTGTGAGTACCTATATGATTTATCCGAGAAGTTCATGAGTTTCGCCAGGTATATATACATACGCCTTTTCTGAAGTGTGTTTCTGAAGTCAGTTATATGGTAAGTTTGcctcatagttgtcaatagcggctatagcgaccgctatagcgcgctatgtagcgaagcgaccaagtgtcgctatttgggtcatagcgaccaatagcgtgaatagcaacagttagggtttttttttttttttttttttgatgtaaatagcaattagatatagctataaaatagctggatttataggtttttgttaaatttacgtgtaaaatagcatatataccaaggtattttgatgtaatatacatataaaaattttcaaaattcttttttctactgtatcgctatttataaaatagcggtcgctatttgtccctattcgctatgtagcatataggtcccttgtcgctattcgctattaacaactatggtttGCCTTTTCTACCTTTCAATTTGCGTATAGTCAATAGGTTATGAACATATAATTTGGCAGTGATGTTATTTTAGATTACTTACTTAGTGGCCTTGCTGGatgtataaaagtttaaaaccaCGTTACTCTATAAAAATCAACCCTATTGggattttcttttatatatataccaGAAAAATGTTGGCATGGCTGAATGATTTGAAAGTTAGTTGGTTTCTCTAATTAttatcaaataattaaaaaaaaaagacttccccaaacttttaaataattttgttttaagtTTTATTCTTCATGTAAGTAAGGCCTATTTATTTTTTTGCTTTATAGCCTCTGTTGGTGGCCCACGTCAGCAATTTAGATTGGTTGGAAAAATTGTAAGTTCGATCTATTTAGATTATTAACTTGATAAATGAAAATAAGGTTCTAAAGGGTTTATGGTATCTTCATCATGAGAAATAGGGAAATAGGGATGAGAATTTGGTAAATTTCAGGTACCATACCATTTGAGTACGAATacccactttttggcgttttcgaGATCGGTATTTTTGGTTCAGTATGGTATTCATCGATTTCTACCTTCAAATACCAGTAGTGTACCGAACctttttggtaccggtacccaattTTGGCGATTTCGATTTCTCTTTATGGAAGGGTGTCTTTTCAACAGTGGTTCATGCTAAAGATCTCAAAACTCAGAAGAAGTAGCTATAAAAATCATACGCAACAATCATATAATTCGTAACCTTTATATCTAATTAGCGATGCACTAAAGTATAAAGCGTTGATCAGTTTTATTTGTCTGTCTGTTTTAAACAGGTATAAAGCTGGTTTAGAAGAGTTGGTGATATTGAAGAAATTAGTCGGTGCTAATCTGGAGGACAGACGTCATTGCGTTCGGTTTCTTTCCAGTTTCAAGTACCGGAATCATCTTTGTTTAGTTTTTGAATCTCTACGTATGAATCTTCGTGAAGTTTGGTCGTAAAATTAACTGATGTAAGGGCCTATGCTTTTCATCGCTCTAAACATCTTAGAAACTCTAGAGTCCTTCATACGGACATCAAGCCTGACAGCATGCAGGTTAGTACTTTTGAACTTgcgtttttattttttatcttgtCACTTTTGCTATTGAAGATGTCACGTGTGTCTGTTGGGAATTTGGATCCAAGGATGAAATTGGACCCTCAGTATCAATATTAGAATAGCAAAGTGGGTAAAAAGTTATGGATTTGTTTAAGTTTACTCAGAGTGGATCGACTGTTTTTGGTGAATTTATCATAATTTGGTTTGGTGAAAATGATATAAGAAGTATCTGGGAATGAGGTAATTAGAAAAGGAGGGTTACTTTGCCACTTTGGATCACGATAGATTTGAATTAAGTATCAGCTGTGGTGTAGAAAGCAAGATCATTAGCCTTAGCTACCTTGTATAGGGGAAGTATATTGTACGCCGCGAAGGACTCCTCTCTTATTCAGAATTTCTAAAATGGATATGAAAATGATTAAAACTTCTTATATCTGATGCGCAGAGCCACATACATTATTGTTATAAATTTGCCATCAAAGACAAGTCATATGTGTCCCGGGCGTTCACTTATGATGTAAGTTTGTTTTCTTTACTCTGAATCGATATATAATAATCTTATTCTGAGTTTGTTGCatttgtgttttaggtaaaaaaGTTCTACCTGGAGGATGTACTTTTTCTTATGAAAACAAATGCTCGTTCTCTTGACCCCACTTCAGAAACAAACATTAGCGAGAAATCCAATTAATCGAAGAGTACAAACGTGCCCTTGATGAGGCTATTAATATAGCTTGGTCAAGTGATGAGCTGGAATCCTTATTAGACATTGTTTCAATGGGTCAGCATTCGGTGACAGGTGTCACACCGTTAATGGTCTTTGCTAGAAAAGGACGAGACGGTGATATCTGCATGCTTCTTTCCTTTGGTGCTAATTGTCATTTACGAGATAAAGAAGGAAAAACCGCGCTGTCATGGGCCGAACAAGCGGATTTGACAATTTTTAGTTTATCGGAAAACATGAGTGAAGTAACTTTTACGTTGTAACCTACAGTTGGAGCTGAGCTGATGCAGATGAAGATAAAATTGAATTGCTACTAAAGGAAGTCAAGGGTAAAGATATCACAAAGCTAATTGCTTCCGGAAGGGAAAAGCTGGCTTCGGTTCCatccggtggtggtggtgttgcaGTTGCCGCTGCAACTGGTGGCGGTGCCGCACCTGCTGTCGCCGCTGCTGAGACaaacaaagaagagaaagaagaatcTGATGATGTAAGCTTCTTTTACTTTGTCTTTGATCCTGATTCAATTTAGTCGGTTTTTTTGGATCATTCGCTtactttttttgtttattttttcaaGACATGGGATTCGGTTTGTTCGACTAAGTGATTCAGCCACCGTGTGAGAAGCATGCTTTCATTTTGTTATGTTCGTGTATGTTCACTTTGTTTTGTCATAAAGTATTGGTGTTTTTTAGACATTGCAAAATTTTTGGATTTCCAAATTTTGTTAGTTAAAGATATTATGGTTGCACATATTTCTAAAGTGTTTTTTGGGCAACTGGAGGAGTCTACCTTTTCTCTTTTTGTCTATTTATTTAAGAttattttcaactatcttttccaAAATTTTAAGACTCTAAATCTGTACTTCATGTCTATAAAATTATGTAATTAAAACTAAAAatgtttttttgttaaaaaagaactaaaaattaaaaaaaaaatctcaatAATTATCTTCgttttcatcaccatcattatcAAATGTCTTTCACAACCTAGCAAGATTACAGAAACTATTGTCTGTTCTCTTTGTGTTTGGAACCTTTTGCAGAAACCTAGCTGCTTATGAGACACTGATTTGGTTGAAAGGTTTCCAAGTTGCAAACTTGCTATTGATTCTCTTGTTATTGATTCTGCTGGTTATCTTTTCAGGTTTCTTGCATTGTTCTtgattttataattaatttaccTTTATTATGTGTTTGGCTTGTGTATTAAACTTTGAGCGGATTTTGACAATATGAGCTTGCTCGAGTAAAGTTCATGTATGGCTTCAGTTAATGAATAGAGGTGGTTGGTTGTAGCAGAGCAGGTTAATACTACCATTTATGTAACGTGCCGCGgcaacgcgcgggcattcccactagtatatacatatacacacacatttatatatacacacgattttttttaattttcttttatacctttaaataaaaataataataaattaattataataagtGTGTATATctaaatgtgtgtgtgtgtatatatttataattgtttttattgttttttatttaatgatagaaaaagaaaatttaaaaaacaaaaaacaatagAATAAATGGGTAATTTACCAAAATCATCCCTAAGTTAATGATGCATTTTAACTGGGTTAGTCATTTGATGGAAATGGCAATAAAGTTCCAACCTTAGGGGCccagttacaaaaaaaaaaaaaaaaaaaaaaaaaaaaaaaaaaaacaattttggATCTAACATGCAaagcccaaacctcagggactattttggcattttactctaaggGTGCGTTTGGTTCACAGGAATTCAATGGAATTTAAGAGAATTGGAATCCAAATTTCATCtcttaagatgtttggttcaCGGAATTTGATAGAATTGGAATCTCAAGTCCAATCTTTatgtgtttggttgacaatggaattggaattggaatttggcatgaattccttcaaattcctttaaccaaaggaattcaaaatcctttATATATGTGAAGGAACTAAAGTAAATCCATTGGAATCTTCGACCGTTTCGACCCGCACCATTTCGACCTGTATTGTTTCAATCGAACCGTTTTGAGCCATACTGTTTCATTTGACTCGAACCGTTTCGCCCAAAGACCAGTACAATTTCAACTCGAACGGTTTCGATCTGTACTGTTTCCatccgaaccgtttcgactcgTACCGTTTCATTTGACCCGAACCGTTCGAACCTAAGACCCGTACAGTTTCGACTCGAACCGTTCCAATGCGAATCGTTACGACCCGAAGTGTTTAGACGTGAACCattcgacccgtaccatttctacccgaaccgtttcgacccgaagtGTTTAGACGTGGACcgttcgacccgtaccgtttctaCCCGAACTGTTTTGACGCAACTCATTTCGACTCGACCATTTCGACGCAACTCATTTCGACTCGACCATTTCTACCCGTATCGTTTctacccgaaccgtttcgacgcaacTCATTTCGACTCGACCGTTTTGACCCATACCGTTTCCACCCAACTgtttcgacctgtaccgtttcgCCCCGAACCAGGGGTTGTGGGTGTCTggtgatggattccaattcatttgacaaccaaacacataaaaagtggaattgagattccaattccaacaatttccaattccaaaaCATTCGGcctaaaaagaaaaaagaataacTCACAGTTCCCAGAGGTAATTGGATGCTTCATGGTTTCCTCCGATGAATATAGTTGGAAAGGGGGCAACTTTTTCTCCTGAGTAATACTTCCAGAAAGAATTCATGCTCCTGTATTTCGGTGGTACGCTTAAGCTTTCCAAATCCTTCTCGTTCCTAACGGCCTGCTCAAAGATATATATCTCAATCTTTCTGCTGGAAATAACTGAAATTATAATTGgaattaggaaagtctaacctggAAATCACCACAACAAATTAGAAGATCAATTTTTGTCCTCTCAACTTGTTGTAAATGCAAGAGAGTTGCATAAACATTATCCAGATCCCCGTGCATGCATCCTTCTATGGCAATCTTCATTGATATCTATCTATTAAATGATATACTTATTATTAGTAGAACTAGAAACAACCAAGCTGCTAATTTTTATCATTAATCGATAAACAGGAAGGAAGGAAGAAACTAAACAGTATTATTATTAATCTTTCATTGTAACAATGAATGATATGTGGCGCAATCATTAtgtaaaagaagaagaagaagatgtcAAATTTAGCGCTTACAGTAGAACTAGAA from Helianthus annuus cultivar XRQ/B chromosome 10, HanXRQr2.0-SUNRISE, whole genome shotgun sequence harbors:
- the LOC110883764 gene encoding lariat debranching enzyme → MKIAIEGCMHGDLDNVYATLLHLQQVERTKIDLLICCGDFQAVRNEKDLESLSVPPKYRSMNSFWKYYSGEKVAPFPTIFIGGNHEASNYLWELYYGGWAAPHIYFLGFAGVVKFGSVRIGGLSGIYKSNHYHLGHFERPPYNDRDIKSVYHVREYDVHKLMQIEEPVDIFVSHDWPVGITDHGNWKRLVRDKPYFKEEIQDRTLGSKPAAELLEKLKPPYWFSAHLHCKFAALVQHGDEGPVTKFLALDKCIPGRKFLQIIEVESEPGPYEIQYDEEWLAITRRYNSIFPLTMKRSYFGGKQVDMEDSRQWVRSKLQSRGTKPFEFVRTVPCYNSFETGASGSFSGHNRNPQTEALLEFLELPYVLDDSEVAESSVSRVEDGGGGGGVEDADEIQLPEEEDDDDDDDDDVED